From a single Lewinella sp. LCG006 genomic region:
- a CDS encoding DUF4178 domain-containing protein, with the protein MKRLELTRTNYELAVSYRWRNPVAYFLIFFCLFWDGFLVMWYGIGLTSGGGMPAMFFLFPLIHVAVGVGLTYYTICLFVNKTLIRADQRTLSVKHSPLPWPRGNKEMAVRDIQQLFVQEKTGNKGHKYHILSAQLKSGKILTLLPNVSATPEELLQLERSIEDYLGIPDQPVIGEMAGRTKMAGELGERRRTPSLSPGYSGRVGVEVAEVGDFITYAGRTFEVSHLSIYQWNDGNTDRQLQLAAVDGQHALLYVMQNKGLFKLFLEVEFTKAQQLALDFDAIPTPAEITYQKVNYEIFTQQAGQQFLSGQTAGLSASQWIYRTAKGDEQLRILDHNGMQTVYFGQEEISAAFDVLQP; encoded by the coding sequence ATGAAACGTCTTGAACTTACCCGTACAAATTACGAATTGGCCGTCAGCTACCGCTGGCGTAATCCCGTCGCTTATTTTTTGATTTTCTTCTGCCTTTTTTGGGATGGTTTCCTGGTGATGTGGTACGGTATTGGGCTTACATCAGGTGGCGGCATGCCTGCAATGTTTTTTTTATTCCCCTTGATTCATGTAGCAGTAGGTGTAGGGCTTACCTACTACACGATTTGCTTATTTGTAAACAAGACGCTTATTCGAGCTGATCAACGTACACTTTCGGTAAAGCATAGTCCTCTTCCTTGGCCCAGAGGGAATAAAGAAATGGCAGTGAGGGACATACAGCAGCTATTCGTTCAAGAAAAGACAGGTAACAAAGGGCATAAGTACCATATTTTGAGTGCTCAACTAAAAAGTGGAAAAATACTGACCTTGCTTCCCAATGTAAGTGCTACGCCAGAAGAGCTGCTACAGCTTGAACGATCTATCGAAGACTATCTTGGTATTCCTGATCAACCCGTCATAGGAGAAATGGCGGGGCGTACCAAGATGGCTGGAGAACTGGGAGAACGCCGCCGCACCCCGAGTTTGTCGCCCGGCTATTCAGGTAGGGTGGGCGTAGAGGTCGCTGAGGTAGGTGACTTTATCACTTATGCAGGCCGTACATTTGAAGTGTCTCACCTAAGTATCTATCAATGGAATGATGGGAATACGGATCGTCAACTTCAATTGGCAGCAGTTGATGGTCAACACGCTCTGCTTTATGTGATGCAAAACAAGGGACTATTTAAGTTGTTTTTGGAAGTGGAATTTACCAAAGCTCAACAACTGGCACTTGACTTTGATGCTATTCCTACCCCTGCCGAAATAACTTACCAAAAGGTAAACTACGAAATCTTTACGCAGCAGGCAGGGCAACAGTTTTTATCTGGACAAACCGCAGGTCTCTCTGCTTCCCAATGGATCTATCGAACTGCTAAAGGTGATGAGCAACTCCGTATTCTCGACCATAATGGCATGCAAACAGTGTACTTTGGCCAAGAGGAAATTTCGGCAGCTTTTGATGTATTGCAGCCATAA
- the rpoC gene encoding DNA-directed RNA polymerase subunit beta' — protein MPFRKDNPIQNQNFENITICLTSPDDILERSYGEVLKPETINYRSYKPERDGLFCERIFGPVKDYECYCGKYKRIRYKGIVCDRCGVEVTEKKVRRERMGHIKLVVPVVHIWFFKSLPNKIGYLLGFSSKKLESIIYYERYVVIQPGIKGEEGIEVNQLLTEEEYLDILDTLPAENQMLEEGDPNKFIAKMGAEAIRDLLIRIDLDQQSFDLRHQANTETSQQRKSEALKRLRVVEAFRDAQTRVENRPEWTIIQYLPVVPPELRPLVPLDGGRFASSDLNDLYRRVIIRNNRLKRLLEIKAPEVILRNEKRMLQEAVDSLFDNSRKSNAVKAEGGRALKSLSDILKGKQGRFRQNLLGKRVDYSGRSVIVVGPTLHLHECGIPKGMAAELFKPFIIRKLIERGIVKTVKSAKKLVDRKEPIIWEILENILKGHPVLLNRAPTLHRLSIQAFQPKLIEGKAIQLHPLVCGSFNADFDGDQMAVHVPLSQAAILEAQVLMLSSHNMLNPQNGTPVTLPSQDMVLGLYYITKERHSTKEIKVKGEGQSFYSAEEVMIAYNEGKLDLHAAIKVRARIEDEDDKMVTKLIQTTTGRVLFNQAVPETVPYINVLLTKKNLKKVIADILERTDFGVTATFLDKIKDMGFSWAFKGGLSFNLGDLINPSIKLSMLEQAQAEVDEVWDNYNMGLITNNERYNQIIDKWTYADNRITDTLMKELSVHKQGFNSVYMMLDSGARGSKQQIKQLCGLRGLMAKPKKSGDSGGAVIENPILSNFVDGLSVLEYFISTHGARKGLADTALKTADAGYLTRRLVDVSQDVVIMEEDCTTLRGLETTALKDNEKVIEPLVSRIEGRYTLHDIVHPVTDEVILEAGEYIDTPTARYIEEEGVETVYIRSVLTCETQRGVCAKCYGKNLATGRITEKGDAVGIIAAQSIGEPGTQLTLRTFHVGGIASVNKTESELTSKFACKLEFDGIRFTESTDESGKKVKVVLSRTGEIRFMDPETGRQYGSSYIPYGATLQVKDGQMVEKGDPLCEWDPFNAVIISEFGGVAKFEDVEEGVTFRVERDDQTGYAEKVIIDSKKSRKIPTIRILSKAGEELRSYNLPVGSYISIEDGQEVKPGDKVVKIPRQMGKIADITGGLPRVTELFEARNPSNPAVTSEIDGIVSFSPKIKRGNREVIVTAKDDQRRKYLINLSKHILVQEGDFVRAGTQLSDGAVAPRDILNIKGPFAVQTYLVNGVQEVYRSQGITINNKHIEVIVRQMMRRLQIEDSGDTPFLEGEAVERYDFLETNDWIFDKKVILDAGESTKLKAGQLVTVRQLREENSYLKRNDKNLVQYRDAQPATSKPILQGITKSSLGTVSWISAASFQETTKVLSTAAIGAKRDGLMGLKENVIVGKQIPAGTGLREYNRLFVTTKEAQEAWETRRAEMEEMEDY, from the coding sequence ATGCCATTTAGAAAAGATAATCCTATCCAAAACCAGAACTTCGAGAACATCACCATTTGCCTGACGTCGCCTGACGACATCCTGGAGCGCTCTTATGGTGAGGTATTGAAGCCCGAGACTATCAACTACCGGTCGTATAAGCCGGAGCGTGATGGTCTTTTCTGTGAGCGGATTTTCGGCCCGGTTAAGGACTACGAGTGTTACTGTGGTAAGTACAAGCGTATTCGTTATAAGGGCATCGTTTGTGACCGTTGTGGGGTAGAAGTGACGGAGAAGAAGGTGCGGCGCGAGCGGATGGGACACATCAAATTGGTGGTTCCTGTTGTACATATATGGTTCTTCAAGTCTTTGCCTAACAAGATTGGTTATCTCTTAGGTTTCTCTTCCAAGAAACTGGAATCGATCATCTACTACGAGCGTTATGTAGTGATCCAACCTGGTATCAAAGGAGAAGAAGGCATTGAGGTCAACCAGTTGTTGACGGAAGAAGAATACTTGGACATTTTGGATACCCTACCAGCAGAAAACCAAATGTTGGAAGAGGGCGATCCAAACAAGTTCATCGCTAAAATGGGTGCTGAAGCCATTCGCGATTTGCTGATTCGTATTGATCTGGACCAGCAGTCGTTTGACTTGCGCCACCAGGCAAATACAGAAACCAGCCAGCAGCGTAAATCTGAGGCACTAAAGCGCCTGCGTGTTGTGGAAGCTTTCCGCGATGCACAGACTCGCGTGGAGAATCGCCCTGAGTGGACGATTATCCAATACTTGCCGGTTGTTCCACCGGAATTGCGTCCGTTGGTGCCACTAGATGGTGGCCGTTTCGCAAGTTCTGATTTGAATGACCTTTACCGCCGGGTTATCATCCGTAACAATCGTCTCAAGCGTTTGTTAGAAATCAAAGCGCCGGAAGTAATCTTGCGTAATGAGAAGCGGATGTTGCAGGAGGCTGTAGATTCACTATTTGACAACTCTCGTAAGTCCAATGCGGTGAAAGCCGAAGGAGGACGTGCGCTTAAGTCATTGAGTGATATCTTGAAAGGTAAGCAGGGACGTTTCCGCCAGAACCTTCTGGGTAAACGTGTTGACTACTCTGGTCGTTCTGTAATTGTAGTAGGACCTACATTGCACCTGCACGAATGTGGTATTCCTAAGGGAATGGCGGCGGAATTATTCAAGCCGTTTATCATTCGTAAGCTGATCGAACGCGGTATTGTTAAGACCGTAAAGTCAGCTAAGAAATTAGTAGATCGCAAGGAGCCCATTATCTGGGAAATCCTCGAAAATATTCTGAAAGGCCACCCTGTACTTTTGAACCGGGCGCCAACGCTTCACCGTCTTTCTATTCAGGCTTTCCAGCCTAAACTGATTGAGGGTAAGGCTATTCAGTTGCACCCATTGGTATGTGGCTCTTTCAACGCCGACTTTGACGGTGACCAGATGGCTGTTCACGTACCATTGAGCCAAGCTGCCATTTTGGAGGCACAGGTGTTGATGCTTTCTTCGCACAACATGCTGAATCCACAGAACGGTACGCCGGTGACACTGCCTTCTCAGGATATGGTACTCGGTTTGTACTATATCACCAAAGAGCGTCACTCTACCAAGGAGATAAAAGTTAAAGGCGAAGGCCAGTCTTTCTACTCTGCGGAAGAAGTTATGATCGCTTACAATGAAGGTAAGTTGGACTTGCATGCAGCGATCAAAGTGCGTGCACGGATTGAGGATGAGGACGATAAAATGGTCACCAAGCTGATTCAAACGACTACCGGACGGGTACTCTTTAATCAGGCGGTACCAGAAACAGTGCCTTACATCAACGTATTGTTGACGAAGAAAAACCTCAAAAAGGTAATTGCAGATATTCTTGAGCGTACCGATTTCGGTGTTACGGCTACCTTCCTTGATAAGATCAAGGACATGGGCTTTAGCTGGGCGTTCAAAGGTGGTTTGTCCTTTAACTTGGGAGATTTGATCAACCCATCCATCAAACTGAGCATGCTTGAGCAAGCACAGGCGGAAGTGGACGAAGTGTGGGATAACTACAACATGGGTCTGATTACCAACAATGAGCGTTACAACCAGATCATTGATAAGTGGACGTATGCGGATAACCGTATTACTGATACCTTGATGAAGGAGTTGTCGGTTCATAAGCAAGGTTTCAACTCGGTATACATGATGCTTGACTCCGGGGCACGTGGTTCTAAGCAGCAGATTAAGCAGCTTTGTGGATTGCGTGGACTGATGGCTAAGCCGAAGAAATCAGGTGACAGCGGCGGCGCCGTTATTGAGAATCCGATCCTTTCAAACTTCGTTGATGGATTGTCCGTACTTGAGTACTTTATCTCTACGCACGGTGCCCGTAAAGGTCTGGCCGATACGGCATTGAAGACAGCGGATGCAGGATACCTGACTCGTCGTTTAGTTGACGTTTCTCAGGATGTAGTCATCATGGAAGAAGATTGTACCACGCTACGTGGTCTGGAAACAACGGCACTGAAAGATAACGAAAAAGTTATCGAGCCTCTTGTTTCTCGGATTGAAGGGCGCTACACCTTGCATGATATTGTTCACCCTGTTACGGATGAAGTTATCTTGGAGGCTGGTGAGTATATTGATACGCCTACAGCTCGCTACATTGAAGAGGAAGGCGTAGAAACGGTATACATCCGTTCCGTTCTTACCTGTGAAACACAGCGTGGTGTTTGTGCGAAGTGTTACGGCAAGAACCTGGCTACTGGCCGAATCACGGAAAAAGGCGATGCCGTTGGTATTATTGCTGCCCAATCCATTGGTGAGCCGGGTACTCAGCTTACGCTACGTACCTTCCACGTGGGTGGTATTGCAAGTGTGAACAAGACGGAATCAGAACTGACTTCTAAGTTTGCTTGTAAGCTGGAGTTTGACGGTATCCGTTTCACGGAATCTACCGACGAATCTGGTAAGAAAGTAAAAGTGGTATTGTCTCGGACGGGTGAGATTCGTTTCATGGATCCAGAGACTGGCCGTCAGTACGGTTCTAGCTATATTCCTTATGGTGCAACCTTGCAGGTGAAGGATGGTCAAATGGTAGAAAAAGGTGATCCTCTCTGTGAGTGGGATCCTTTCAACGCCGTAATCATTTCTGAATTTGGTGGTGTTGCGAAATTCGAAGATGTTGAAGAAGGGGTAACCTTCCGCGTTGAACGTGACGACCAGACAGGCTACGCCGAGAAGGTAATTATCGACTCTAAGAAAAGCCGTAAGATTCCTACCATTCGGATTTTGTCTAAAGCAGGAGAAGAACTTCGTTCTTACAACCTACCTGTAGGATCCTATATTTCGATTGAAGATGGTCAGGAAGTGAAGCCTGGTGATAAAGTCGTTAAGATTCCTCGCCAGATGGGTAAGATTGCGGATATCACCGGTGGTTTGCCACGGGTAACGGAACTTTTCGAAGCGCGTAATCCATCTAACCCTGCTGTTACTTCTGAAATCGACGGTATTGTAAGCTTTAGCCCGAAAATCAAGCGCGGTAACCGCGAAGTGATTGTAACGGCAAAAGACGATCAGCGCCGTAAGTACTTGATTAATCTTTCTAAGCACATCCTGGTTCAGGAAGGTGACTTCGTAAGAGCGGGTACCCAGTTATCGGATGGTGCTGTTGCACCACGCGATATTCTGAATATCAAAGGCCCATTCGCCGTACAGACTTACCTCGTAAATGGTGTACAGGAAGTATATCGTTCTCAGGGTATTACCATCAATAACAAGCATATTGAGGTAATCGTACGCCAGATGATGCGTCGTTTACAAATTGAAGATTCAGGAGATACGCCATTCCTGGAAGGAGAGGCGGTAGAACGCTATGACTTCCTGGAAACCAACGATTGGATTTTCGATAAGAAAGTCATCCTCGACGCTGGTGAATCAACGAAGTTGAAAGCTGGACAGTTGGTAACGGTACGCCAATTGCGGGAAGAGAATTCTTACCTCAAGCGTAACGATAAGAACCTGGTTCAGTACCGCGATGCTCAGCCTGCAACGTCTAAGCCAATTCTGCAAGGTATTACCAAGTCTTCTTTGGGCACGGTGAGCTGGATTTCAGCTGCATCCTTCCAGGAAACGACGAAAGTACTCAGTACTGCAGCCATTGGCGCTAAGCGCGATGGGTTGATGGGACTTAAAGAGAACGTTATTGTCGGTAAGCAGATTCCTGCAGGTACCGGTTTACGTGAATACAACCGCCTTTTTGTAACGACCAAAGAAGCTCAGGAAGCCTGGGAAACTCGTCGTGCAGAAATGGAGGAAATGGAAGACTATTAG
- the rpoB gene encoding DNA-directed RNA polymerase subunit beta: MTSNGKLLKAEEARVNFGKIKLGSPSPDLLEIQLRSFQEFFQLETTPENRMNEGLYKVFQENFPITDARNIFVLEFLDYFVDPPRYTIDECIQRGLTYSVPLKAKLKLSCNDEEHVDFQTIVQDVFLGNIPYMTPKGTFVINGAERVIVSQLHRSPGVFFGQSFHPNGTKIYSARVIPFKGAWMEFATDINTVMYAYIDRKKKFPVTTLLRAIGFDSDKAILDIFDLADEVSASRESLEASLGRKLAARVLRSWTEDFVDEDTGEVVTIERNEIILERDIVLDESNIELILNAEMDTIILQKEEIDMDYSIIYNTLQKDPSSSELEAVQYIYKQLRGTDPPDEETARGIIDKLFFSDKRYNLGEVGRYKINRKLELETPTEVLVLTKEDIIAIVTYLVALMNQKAEIDDIDHLSNRRVRTVGEQLYAQFGVGLARMARTIRERMNVRDNEVFTPVDLINARTLSSVINSFFGTSQLSQFLDQTNPLSEITHKRRISALGPGGLSRERAGFEVRDVHYSHYGRLCTIETPEGPNIGLISTLCVHAKVNKMGFLETPYRAVEEGNVVMSGDPIYLSAEGEDYKRIAQANAPVTEQGAFESDRVKCREHGDFPVLTPPEIEYMDVAPNQIVGVSASMIPFLENDDANRALMGSNMQRQAVPLIRPSSPVVGTGLEGKVARDSRMLINAEGDGVVDYVDANEIVIRYDRTEEEKLVSFEDNRKTYKLTKFLRTNQGTCVNLKPIVRRGMRVVKGQILCDGYATEKGELALGQNLKVAFMPWKGYNFEDAIVLSERVVREDIFTSLHIEHFEMDVRDTKLGEEELTNDIPNVSEEATKDLDENGIIRIGAWVKEGDILIGKITPKGESDPTPEEKLLRAIFGDKAGDVKDASMKAPPSLKGVIIDKQLFARAKKDQKQKEQEKVQLSKLEDQHKIALNELKTILVDKLNVLVADMTSKGVKTIYGEMLIPEGQKLSQSILRDLDYTTVDYTRWTDDKEKNVLIARLLHNYSIKVNEEIGRHKREKFNISIGDELPAGVLKLAKVYLAKKRKLKVGDKLAGRHGNKGIVSRIVRMEDMPFLDDGTPVDIVLNPLGVPSRMNLGQIFETVLGWAGEKLGVKFATPIFDGASQDEIESYIQKAGLPSLGQTYLYDGETGDRFHQQATVGVIYMLKLSHMVDDKMHARSIGPYSLITQQPLGGKAQFGGQRFGEMEVWALEAFGASNILQELLTLKSDDIQGRAKAYEAIVKGDNLPTPNIPESFNVLMHELRGLALDIKFD, from the coding sequence ATGAACGAAGGCCTTTACAAAGTATTTCAGGAAAACTTTCCAATTACGGATGCCCGAAATATTTTCGTGCTCGAATTCTTAGATTATTTCGTTGATCCTCCTCGCTACACCATCGATGAATGTATTCAGCGTGGTCTTACTTACAGTGTACCACTGAAGGCCAAACTGAAGCTTTCTTGTAATGACGAGGAGCACGTGGATTTCCAGACCATCGTCCAGGACGTATTTCTGGGGAATATTCCCTACATGACTCCCAAAGGCACTTTTGTGATCAACGGAGCAGAGCGGGTAATCGTTTCCCAGTTGCACCGTTCTCCGGGGGTATTCTTTGGTCAGTCTTTCCACCCCAACGGTACTAAAATCTATTCTGCCCGGGTTATTCCTTTCAAAGGTGCCTGGATGGAGTTCGCTACAGATATCAATACGGTAATGTATGCTTACATTGACCGTAAGAAGAAGTTTCCGGTAACGACCTTACTACGAGCCATTGGCTTCGATTCTGATAAGGCCATTTTGGATATCTTCGATCTGGCAGACGAAGTATCTGCCTCTCGCGAAAGCCTAGAAGCTTCATTAGGTCGTAAATTGGCTGCTCGGGTGCTACGCTCCTGGACAGAAGATTTTGTCGATGAAGACACTGGTGAAGTAGTAACAATTGAACGTAATGAGATTATTCTCGAGCGTGATATTGTACTGGATGAGAGTAATATCGAGTTGATTCTTAATGCGGAGATGGATACCATCATTCTGCAGAAGGAAGAAATTGATATGGATTACTCCATTATTTACAACACTTTGCAAAAGGACCCCTCTAGTTCTGAATTGGAGGCGGTACAATATATCTACAAGCAGCTTCGTGGTACCGATCCGCCGGATGAAGAAACGGCACGTGGTATTATTGACAAGCTCTTTTTCTCCGATAAGCGCTATAACCTAGGGGAAGTTGGTCGTTACAAGATCAACCGCAAGCTAGAGTTGGAAACGCCTACCGAAGTATTGGTGCTTACCAAAGAAGACATTATCGCCATCGTTACCTACCTGGTAGCACTGATGAACCAGAAGGCAGAGATTGATGATATCGATCACTTGTCTAATCGTCGTGTACGTACGGTAGGAGAGCAATTGTATGCTCAGTTCGGTGTTGGTTTAGCTCGTATGGCCCGTACGATCCGTGAGCGGATGAACGTACGTGACAACGAAGTCTTCACACCAGTTGATTTGATCAATGCCCGGACATTGTCCAGCGTGATCAACTCTTTCTTTGGAACTAGCCAGTTGTCTCAATTCCTGGACCAAACCAACCCACTTTCGGAAATCACTCACAAACGACGGATTTCTGCCCTTGGACCTGGTGGTTTGAGTCGTGAACGTGCCGGCTTTGAGGTGCGAGATGTACACTACAGCCACTATGGTCGCTTATGTACCATCGAAACGCCAGAGGGACCTAACATTGGTTTGATCTCTACCCTTTGTGTACACGCAAAGGTGAATAAAATGGGATTCCTCGAAACGCCTTACCGCGCTGTTGAAGAAGGTAATGTGGTGATGAGTGGCGATCCTATCTACCTTTCAGCAGAAGGGGAAGATTACAAGCGTATTGCTCAGGCCAACGCACCGGTAACGGAGCAGGGAGCTTTCGAAAGTGATCGCGTTAAGTGTCGTGAACACGGTGATTTCCCTGTTTTGACACCGCCAGAAATCGAATACATGGACGTTGCGCCTAACCAAATTGTTGGGGTGTCAGCATCGATGATTCCTTTCCTTGAAAATGATGATGCTAACCGAGCCCTGATGGGATCAAACATGCAGCGTCAGGCAGTGCCACTGATTCGTCCAAGTTCTCCAGTAGTAGGTACCGGATTGGAAGGTAAAGTAGCGCGTGACTCGCGGATGTTGATCAATGCCGAAGGCGATGGTGTAGTTGATTATGTGGATGCTAACGAGATCGTTATTCGCTACGATCGTACGGAAGAAGAGAAACTCGTTTCTTTCGAAGACAACCGTAAGACTTACAAATTGACCAAGTTCCTGCGTACCAACCAGGGAACTTGTGTAAACTTGAAGCCGATTGTACGTCGAGGAATGCGCGTAGTAAAAGGTCAGATCTTATGTGATGGCTACGCTACGGAGAAAGGCGAATTGGCCTTGGGGCAAAACCTGAAAGTGGCTTTCATGCCTTGGAAAGGTTACAACTTTGAGGATGCTATCGTACTTTCTGAAAGAGTTGTTCGGGAAGATATCTTCACCTCTTTACACATCGAGCACTTCGAAATGGACGTGCGCGATACGAAATTAGGAGAAGAAGAGTTGACCAACGATATTCCTAACGTCAGCGAAGAAGCTACCAAAGACCTGGACGAGAACGGTATTATCCGTATCGGTGCCTGGGTAAAGGAAGGCGACATCCTGATTGGTAAGATCACACCAAAAGGAGAAAGTGATCCTACACCGGAAGAAAAACTTTTGCGTGCCATCTTTGGTGACAAAGCCGGAGATGTTAAAGATGCTTCTATGAAAGCGCCTCCTTCCTTGAAAGGCGTTATTATTGATAAGCAGCTGTTTGCACGTGCAAAGAAAGATCAGAAACAAAAAGAGCAGGAAAAAGTACAGCTTTCCAAGCTGGAAGATCAGCACAAAATTGCGCTGAACGAGCTCAAGACGATTCTGGTAGATAAGCTCAATGTGCTGGTAGCAGACATGACTTCCAAAGGCGTGAAAACGATCTACGGAGAAATGTTGATTCCAGAAGGACAAAAATTGTCACAGTCTATTCTTCGTGATTTGGACTACACTACGGTGGATTACACACGTTGGACCGATGACAAGGAGAAAAATGTACTGATTGCTCGCTTGTTGCACAATTACAGCATCAAGGTAAACGAGGAAATCGGTCGTCATAAGCGGGAGAAATTCAACATCTCTATTGGTGATGAATTACCTGCTGGTGTATTGAAACTTGCTAAAGTTTATCTGGCTAAGAAGCGTAAGCTGAAAGTAGGGGATAAGCTGGCTGGTCGCCACGGTAACAAAGGGATTGTATCACGGATCGTGCGGATGGAAGATATGCCATTCCTTGATGACGGAACACCTGTGGATATCGTATTGAACCCGCTGGGTGTACCTTCACGGATGAACCTGGGGCAAATTTTCGAAACCGTACTGGGCTGGGCCGGTGAAAAGCTGGGAGTGAAATTCGCTACCCCGATCTTCGACGGTGCAAGCCAGGATGAAATCGAATCTTACATCCAGAAAGCAGGTTTACCTTCCCTGGGACAAACGTACTTGTATGATGGTGAAACGGGCGACCGCTTCCACCAGCAGGCAACCGTCGGTGTGATCTACATGCTGAAATTGTCACACATGGTAGACGATAAGATGCACGCACGTTCTATTGGACCTTACTCGCTCATTACCCAGCAACCTTTGGGTGGTAAGGCGCAGTTTGGTGGTCAGCGTTTTGGTGAGATGGAAGTTTGGGCACTGGAAGCCTTCGGGGCCAGTAACATTCTTCAGGAATTACTCACGCTGAAGTCGGATGATATTCAGGGACGGGCAAAAGCCTACGAAGCAATCGTCAAAGGTGACAACCTTCCGACGCCGAATATTCCTGAATCGTTCAACGTATTGATGCACGAATTACGTGGTCTGGCGTTGGATATCAAGTTCGACTAA